One window of the Polyangium spumosum genome contains the following:
- a CDS encoding DEAD/DEAH box helicase, with amino-acid sequence MTLAVLTPLASRLPAPDDVDPTLVFDRFLDYVAEKELELYPAQEEALLEIVGGKNVILNTPTGSGKSLVATAMHFLAMSQGKRSFYTCPIKALVSEKFFALCRDFGPDNVGMMTGDASVNRDAPIICCTAEILSNIALREGERADVDYVIMDEFHYYADRERGVAWQVPLLTLPQATFLLMSATLGGADQFAKVLTNLNGKETALVRSRERPVPLDFEYRETPLHETVHDLVQKGRAPIYIVNFTQRAAAEEAQNLMSLDYASKDDKRAIAKALEGVRLDSPYGKEFSRFVRHGIGLHHAGLLPKYRLLVEKLAQKGLLKVICGTDTLGVGVNIPIRTVLFTKLCKYDGQKTAILSVRDFQQIAGRAGRKGFDDRGTVVAQAPEHAIENLRLEAKAGNDPVKKKRIVRKKPPEKGYVHWDRSTFDRLIAGEPEPLVSRFSVSHGMMLNVLGREGDGCRAMKTLLSEVHETPAQRRIHKKTALSMFRSLVRGGVIELVPLAERDETGRKVRVNADLQEDFTINHALGLWLVETVELLDRDSDIYALDVLTLVESILENPDLLLMKQLDKLKREKMIELKAAGMEFEDRVAELDKMEYPKPNADFIYESFNEFAKKHPWVGRENIRPKSIAREMFEGLWSFSDYVKEYELQRSEGLLLRYLSDVYKALLQTVPDREKTDELDDVEIFLGAIVRQVDSSLIEEWERMKNPDRVMAVVEGKPEPKEELFDVTTDTRAFIALIRNELFALVRAIARRDYVEATEIVEPGGEDWTPRRFEEALAPFWEEHGEVRTDPKARSPENTQIRQWPFIWEFSQVLVDEEGESSGWALEGVIDLDKSREANRPVISLRRISS; translated from the coding sequence ATGACGCTCGCCGTGCTCACGCCCCTGGCAAGCCGCCTTCCCGCCCCGGACGACGTCGATCCGACGCTCGTCTTCGACAGGTTCCTCGACTACGTCGCCGAAAAAGAGCTCGAGCTCTACCCGGCCCAGGAGGAGGCCCTGCTCGAGATCGTCGGGGGCAAGAACGTGATCCTCAACACCCCGACGGGGTCGGGCAAGTCGCTCGTGGCGACCGCGATGCACTTCCTCGCGATGTCGCAGGGCAAGAGGTCGTTCTACACGTGTCCGATCAAGGCGCTCGTGAGCGAGAAGTTCTTCGCGCTCTGCCGGGACTTCGGCCCGGACAACGTCGGCATGATGACGGGCGACGCGTCGGTGAACCGAGACGCGCCGATCATCTGCTGCACGGCCGAGATCCTCTCGAACATCGCGTTGCGCGAGGGGGAGCGCGCGGACGTCGATTATGTGATCATGGACGAGTTCCATTACTACGCGGATCGCGAGCGCGGCGTGGCGTGGCAGGTCCCGCTGCTCACGCTGCCGCAGGCGACGTTCCTGCTCATGAGCGCGACGCTCGGGGGCGCCGATCAGTTCGCCAAGGTCCTCACGAACCTGAACGGCAAGGAGACGGCGCTCGTGCGCTCGCGCGAGCGGCCCGTCCCGCTCGACTTCGAGTACCGCGAGACGCCGCTGCACGAGACCGTGCACGACCTCGTCCAGAAGGGGCGCGCGCCGATCTACATCGTCAACTTCACGCAACGCGCCGCGGCCGAGGAGGCGCAGAACCTCATGAGCCTCGACTACGCGTCGAAGGACGACAAACGCGCGATCGCGAAGGCGCTCGAGGGCGTCCGGCTCGACAGCCCCTACGGCAAGGAGTTCAGCCGCTTCGTGCGCCACGGGATCGGGCTGCACCACGCGGGGCTCTTGCCGAAGTACCGGCTGCTCGTGGAGAAGCTCGCGCAGAAGGGGCTGCTCAAGGTCATCTGCGGGACGGACACGCTCGGCGTGGGCGTGAACATCCCCATCCGCACGGTGCTCTTCACGAAGCTCTGCAAGTACGACGGCCAGAAGACGGCGATCCTCAGCGTGCGCGACTTCCAGCAGATCGCGGGGCGCGCGGGGCGCAAGGGCTTCGACGATCGAGGCACCGTGGTGGCGCAGGCGCCCGAGCACGCGATCGAGAACCTGCGGCTCGAGGCGAAGGCCGGGAACGACCCCGTGAAGAAGAAGCGCATCGTGCGCAAGAAGCCGCCCGAGAAGGGTTACGTGCACTGGGATCGATCGACGTTCGACAGGCTCATCGCCGGCGAGCCCGAGCCGCTCGTGTCGCGCTTCTCGGTCTCGCACGGGATGATGCTCAACGTGCTCGGGCGCGAGGGCGACGGCTGCCGCGCGATGAAGACCTTGCTGAGCGAGGTGCACGAGACGCCCGCGCAGCGGAGGATCCACAAGAAGACCGCGCTCTCGATGTTCCGCTCGCTCGTGCGCGGCGGCGTGATCGAGCTCGTGCCGCTCGCCGAGCGCGACGAGACCGGGCGGAAGGTGCGCGTCAACGCGGACCTGCAGGAGGACTTCACGATCAACCACGCGCTCGGGCTCTGGCTCGTCGAGACGGTGGAGCTGCTCGATCGCGACAGCGACATCTACGCGCTCGACGTGCTCACGCTGGTCGAGAGCATCCTCGAGAACCCCGATCTCCTCCTGATGAAGCAGCTCGACAAGCTGAAGCGCGAGAAGATGATCGAGCTCAAGGCAGCCGGGATGGAGTTCGAGGATCGGGTCGCGGAGCTCGACAAGATGGAGTACCCGAAGCCAAACGCGGACTTCATCTACGAGAGCTTCAACGAGTTCGCGAAGAAGCACCCGTGGGTCGGGCGCGAGAACATCCGGCCGAAGTCGATCGCGCGCGAGATGTTCGAGGGGCTCTGGTCGTTCTCGGATTACGTGAAGGAGTACGAGCTGCAGCGCAGCGAAGGGCTGCTCCTGCGGTACCTCTCGGACGTGTACAAGGCGCTCCTGCAGACGGTGCCCGATCGCGAGAAGACCGACGAGCTCGACGACGTGGAGATCTTCCTCGGCGCGATCGTGCGGCAGGTGGACAGCTCGCTCATCGAGGAGTGGGAGCGGATGAAGAACCCCGACCGCGTGATGGCGGTGGTCGAGGGCAAACCCGAGCCGAAGGAGGAGCTGTTCGACGTCACCACCGACACGCGCGCGTTCATCGCCCTCATCCGGAACGAGCTCTTCGCGCTGGTGCGCGCGATCGCGCGGCGGGACTACGTCGAGGCGACGGAGATCGTCGAGCCCGGCGGCGAGGACTGGACGCCGCGGCGCTTCGAGGAGGCGCTCGCGCCGTTCTGGGAGGAGCACGGCGAGGTCCGCACCGATCCGAAGGCGCGCAGCCCCGAGAACACGCAGATCCGGCAGTGGCCGTTCATCTGGGAGTTCTCGCAGGTCCTCGTCGACGAGGAGGGCGAGAGCAGCGGGTGGGCGCTCGAGGGCGTGATCGATCTCGACAAGTCGCGCGAGGCGAACCGGCCGGTGATCTCCTTGCGGCGCATCTCGTCGTAA
- a CDS encoding PEGA domain-containing protein translates to MRTKALLSTMSAALLLASASPAFADDTARAAELFATGNKLFDEQKWAEAEAAYQAAWDLRKSFDLAGNLGDVEMTLGQHRDAAEHLTYALEEFPAGGKPEVREALLKRLDEAKQHIGTVTIGTNIGGAKLYVDGRFVGQAPLAKPVFVDPGKRVIEAKLPGHDDVLKTVDVEKAQAQEVNLVLAPKIGGAPGGKSKVLIGVGGGLALVGIGTGIGLLVAGSGASSDAADLRKTLVPGDCFGPTDPAKVASCTELQDRLETKDTFTNVGIPLLVAGGVIAAGTIVYAVLPRKKATTVGLVVAPVVAPTFSGLFASGRF, encoded by the coding sequence ATGCGAACCAAGGCACTGCTTTCGACGATGAGCGCCGCGCTCCTCCTCGCGAGCGCTTCCCCTGCATTTGCGGACGACACAGCGCGCGCGGCCGAGCTGTTCGCGACGGGCAACAAGCTCTTCGACGAGCAGAAGTGGGCCGAGGCGGAGGCGGCGTACCAGGCCGCGTGGGATCTTCGAAAGAGCTTCGATCTCGCGGGCAACCTGGGCGACGTGGAGATGACGCTGGGCCAGCACCGCGACGCGGCGGAGCACCTGACGTACGCGCTGGAGGAGTTCCCTGCGGGCGGGAAGCCCGAGGTGCGCGAGGCGCTTCTGAAGCGCCTGGACGAGGCGAAGCAGCACATCGGTACGGTGACGATCGGCACGAACATCGGCGGAGCGAAGCTCTACGTCGACGGCCGGTTCGTGGGGCAAGCGCCGCTGGCAAAGCCGGTCTTCGTGGACCCGGGCAAGCGGGTGATCGAAGCGAAGCTGCCAGGGCACGACGACGTGTTGAAGACGGTCGACGTGGAGAAGGCGCAGGCGCAGGAGGTGAACCTGGTGCTGGCGCCGAAGATCGGCGGGGCGCCGGGGGGGAAGAGCAAGGTGTTGATCGGCGTGGGTGGGGGGCTCGCGCTGGTGGGGATTGGGACGGGGATTGGGCTTTTGGTGGCGGGGAGTGGCGCGAGCAGCGACGCTGCCGACCTGCGCAAGACGCTTGTCCCCGGTGATTGCTTCGGCCCCACGGATCCCGCCAAGGTCGCGAGCTGCACGGAGCTCCAGGACAGGTTGGAGACGAAGGACACGTTCACGAACGTGGGCATTCCGCTGCTCGTCGCGGGTGGCGTGATCGCGGCGGGGACCATCGTGTATGCAGTCCTGCCCAGGAAGAAGGCTACCACGGTGGGCCTGGTGGTCGCGCCCGTCGTGGCGCCGACGTTCTCGGGGCTCTTCGCGTCTGGTCGATTCTAA